The Mustela lutreola isolate mMusLut2 chromosome 3, mMusLut2.pri, whole genome shotgun sequence genome includes a region encoding these proteins:
- the UTP23 gene encoding rRNA-processing protein UTP23 homolog — protein MKITRQKHAKKHLGFFRNNFGVREPYQILLDGTFCQAALRGRIQLREQLPRYLMGETQLCTTRCVLKELETLGKDLYGAKLIAQKCQVRNCPHFKNAVSGSECLLAMVEEGNPHHYFVATQDQNLSMKVKKKPGVPLMFIIQNTIVLDKPSPKTVAFVKAVESGQLVSVHEKQSIKQLKEEQGLVKNQEQRRRKKRKKISGPNPLSCLKKKKKTQDPESSASEKKRKRKRIRNRSTSKVLSEKQNNNE, from the exons ATGAAGATCACGAGGCAGAAACATGCCAAGAAGCATCTCGGCTTCTTCCGCAATAACTTCGGAGTTCGCGAGCCGTACCAGATCCTGCTGGACGGTACCTTCTGTCAGGCGGCGCTGCGCGGCCGTATCCAGCTGCGGGAGCAGTTGCCCCGCTACCTCATGGGGGAGACACAGCTGTGCACCACCAG GTGTGTGTTAAAAGAATTAGAAACGTTGGGAAAAGACTTATATGGGGCAAAACTGATTGCACAAAAATGCCAAGTCCGAAACTGTCCCCATTTCAAGAATGCTGTGAGTGGATCAGAATGTCTATTGGCCATGGTTGAAGAGGGAAATCCTCATCACTATTTTGTGGCAACACAG gaTCAGAATTTGTCtatgaaagtaaagaaaaagccTGGAGTTCCTCTCATGTTTATTATTCAGAACACTATAGTCTTGGACAAACCTTCTCCCAAAACAGTTGCCTTTGTTAAAGCAGTAGAGTCAGGTCAGCTTGTCTCAGTGCATGAGAAACAAAGTATCAAGCAACTCAAAGAAGAACAAGGTTTAGTGAAAAACCaggaacagagaagaagaaaaaaacgcAAGAAAATAAGTGGCCCTAATCCTCTTAGCtgtttgaagaaaaagaagaaaacacaggaccCAGAATCATCTgcctctgaaaagaaaagaaaaagaaaaagaatccggAACAGATCTACCTCAAAAGTACTTTCTGAAAAGCAGAACAATAATGAATGA